Proteins encoded in a region of the Salvia splendens isolate huo1 unplaced genomic scaffold, SspV2 ctg1053, whole genome shotgun sequence genome:
- the LOC121788475 gene encoding chromatin structure-remodeling complex protein BSH-like, with protein sequence MKSHSPWSTARNPVKFRIPTADNLVPIRLDIEIEGQKFRDAFIWNPSDPDSEVVVFAKRTVKDLKLPPAFVTQIAQSIQTQLTEFRSYEGQDMYTGEKVVPIKLDLRVNSTLIKDHFLWDLNNFESNPEEFAKTFCKDMGIEDPEVGPAIAIAIREQLYEIAVQNVTSARESRINKKGRRGLEHSQASKNSGNAADLFKLFGSKSSVVRKRKEWDVYEPMIDLLSNEEVDALKAKEERNAR encoded by the exons ATGAAATCCCACTCTCCTTGGAGCACAGCCAGAAACCCAGTCAAGTTCCGGAT ACCAACAGCAGATAACCTAGTCCCGATACGCCTGGACATTGAAATTGAAGGCCAGAAATTTAGAGATGCTTTCATCTGGAACCCTTCTG ATCCTGATTCTGAAGTAGTGGTGTTTGCAAAAAGAACAGTGAAAGACTTAAAGCTGCCTCCTGCTTTTGTCACTCAGATTGCTCAATCCATACAG ACACAGCTAACTGAATTTCGCTCCTATGAAGGGCAAGATATGTATACTGGCGAGAAAGTTGTTCCTATCAAG CTTGATCTTCGTGTTAACAGTACTCTTATAAAAGATCATTTTTTATGG GATTTGAACAATTTCGAGAGCAATCCTGAAGAATTTGCCAAAACATTTTGCAAAGACATGGGCATTGAAGATCCTGAAGTTGGA CCCGCAATTGCAATTGCCATACGAGAACAACTTTATGAG ATTGCTGTACAAAATGTGACTTCAGCCCGTGAAAGCAGAATAAACAAGAAAGGCCGCAGGGGGCTCGAACATAGCCAGGCCAG CAAGAACAGTGGGAATGCTGCGGACTTATTTAAGTTATTTGGCAGCAAGTCCAGTGTAGTCAG AAAGAGGAAGGAGTGGGATGTATATGAACCAATGATCGATCTCTTATCAAACGAGGAGGTAGACGCCCTTAAAGCTAAAGAAGAAAGAAATGCTCGATGA